GAAAGATCACCCGCTGAGCAAACCGTTCATTGGTAATCAACTCAACTGCACGTCGTGCCATTTAGAGGGGGGCCAGCATCCCGATGCGGGCAGTTTCCTGCAAACGGCCACCGCGTACCCAGCCTGGTCGCCGCGCGAGAACCGCGTGATCACGCTCGAAGATCGCGTGCTGAACTGTTTCATGCGCAGCCAGAACGGCGTTCGCCCACCCAACGGCAGCCAGGTCTCGGTCGCCATCACGACGTACATCACCTGGCTGTCCACCGGCAGCAAGATCCAGATGAACGAGCAGAAGCCCCTCGGCCCGCGGCATGTGCCGGAACTGAAAGTCGATTGGAGCAAAGCCAATCCGGTACAGGGGAAGGAAGACTACAAAACCTACTGCCTGGATTGTCATGGGCAAGAGGGGGAAGGAACCGACGACGGCCCGCCTGTCTGGGGACCGCAATCGTACAACGACGGAGCCGGCCTGAGCCGCGTGCCGAAGCTGGCCTCGTGGCTGAAGGTGGGCATGCCGCTGGACGATCCTTCCCTCACCGAGCAGGAAGCGGCCGACATCGCCGCCTATATCAACAGCCAACAGCGCCCCAAGTTCAAACTGGAAGAGCACCTGCCACCGGCGGAAAGGCTCGGCGAGTACAACCACGAGCCCGCCAGGCCTTAGGCGAGAAACAACCGGTAAGCTGGGTTCTCGGTTTCTTCGACGTACGGGTACGCGATGCTTTCGATAAAGTCTTGAAACTCGGTCGTCGTGTCACTGGGTATTTGCAGCCCCACGAGAATGCGTCCGTAATCCGCACCTTGGTTGCGGTAATGGAACAAACTGATATTCCAGTCGCTGGGCATCGCCGAGAGGAACTTCATCAGCGCCCCTGGCCGCTCGGGAAAGACGAAGCGGTACAGGTGTTCGTCCGCGGCCATTTTGCTGTGCCCACCTACCAGGTGCCGCACGTGCAGCTTGGCCAGTTCGTCGTCGGTCAGGTCGAGTGTATCGAACCCGCTGCCGCGCAGTTCGTCGGCGATTCGTTTCGCCTCGTCTCGGTTGTTCACGGCCAGGCCCACAAACACATGGGCCACGTTCGAGTCGGAGATGCGGTAGTTGAACTCGGTCACGGCCCGCGGGCCGATCAGTTCGCACAGCCGACGAAAGCTTCCTTTGCGTTCGGGGATGGTGACGGCGAACAGCGCTTCGCGGTTTTCCCCCACTTCGGCGCGCTCGGCCACGAATCGCAGCCGGTCGAAGTTCATGTTCGCCCCGCACGTGATCGCGACAAGCGTGTCTCCTAGCAGACGATGCCTGGCCGCATACTGCTTGAGGCCGGCCACGCTGAGCGCTCCGGCAGGTTCGAGAATGCTGCGGGTATCCTCGAACACGTCCTTGATCGCGGCGCACACGGCGTCGGTATCGACCACGACAAAGTCGTCGACCAGGGCCTTGGTGATGCGGAAGGTCTCTTCGCCGACCTGCTTCACGGCGGTGCCGTCGGAGAAGAGACCGACGTCGGTTAGCTGAATCCGTTTGCCTTGCTTGACGCTGCGAACCATCGCGTCGGAATCGTTTGTCTGCACGCCGATGACTTTGATCTCGGGCCGGACCGCTTTGATGTATGCGGCCACGCCGGAGATCATACCGCCGCCGCCAATCGCGACGAAGATGGCATGGATCGGCTTTTGATGCTGCCTCAAGATCTCCATCGCGATGGTCCCTTGCCCGGCGATCACGTCGGGGTCGTCAAAGGGATGGACGAAGGTCATCTCGTTGGTGCTGCTCAGTTCGCCGGCGTGCTGGTAGGCATCGCTGTAACTTTCGCCATGCAGCACGACATTGCCCCCGAGGGCCTTTACCGCTTCGATTTTAAGTTTGGGTGTCGTCTTTGGCATGACGATCGTCGCCGTGCATCCCAGGTGAGCCGCAGAGAGCGCGACCCCTTGGGCATGATTGCCAGCCGACGCGCAAATGACGCCGCGCTCTAACTGCTGCGGGGTGAGCTGAGCCATTTTGTTGTAGGCCCCACGCAGCTTGAAGCTGAACACCTTCTGGCTGTCTTCTCGCTTCAGATAGACGTTGTTTTGGATACGCTCCGAGAGCTTACCGGCCCGCTCTAATGCGGACTCGTGAGCGACATCGTAAACCTGGGCGTTGAGGATCTTCCGCAGGTAATCCATCAGCCCGAGATGGGTCCCATCCCCGACCAGACCACGTTTGGCAGGCGAGGCCGCAACCGGCTTTGATTTAGGCTTTTCGTTCATGCATCCTATTGGACGCGAAGAACGTCAAATGGTCTAGGGTGCCGGGGCATCGGAATGGATTTGCCTGAGCAGAAACAGGCAAAGTTCCGGGACGTACGTGAACTCGGAATGCATCAACGTGACCGGGGGCTGGTCGTCGCGAAAGCGGATCTCCATGCCGGCGATCGCTTCCATGAGCTCTTCCGGGGAGGAATCTGCGGTGACGTTGTTTCGCCGTAACATCGGATGGATCGATTCAATTTGGGTAATGGGCCAGCTAGCGGCGTTGCGAAACCAGAACCCTTTCGCTCGAATGTATTCGCCGTCGCTCTCGACCCACTGATAGTCGCCGTACAGCTGATGAACGATGATCGCCGCGATCGCCACCAGAGGAATGGCAACCAGTTTTTGCGTCGGGTCGGAAATTGCCAGGGCCAGCCAAAGTGCGATACCCGCCAGGAAGATGGCGAACAGCAGGGGGCTCCAAAGGAGGTGGGCAAACGCGATGGCCCAGCGTTTTTCGCAGCGGACGACTTGGGATGTAGGTTCAGACATTCATTGATTGTGGTTCAATTTGCGTTCGTGTTCCAGCAGCCACTTCTTCCGCCACAATCCGCCAGCGTAGCCGCACAGGTGGCCATCGCTGCGAACCACACGATGGCACGGCACGACGATCGCCAGGCGGTTGTCGCCGTTGGTGCGGCCGACAGCCCTGGAGGCGGTCGGCTTGCCGAGTCGCTCGGCAAGTTCGCCGTACGAACTTGTCTGCCCGAAGGGAATCCCTTCGAGCAGCTTCCACACTTGCTGTTGAAACGAGGTGCCGTCCAATCGCAAGGGAAGGGTGAACTCGGTTCGCGTTCCCTGAAAGTACTGCTCGATCTGATCGGCCGCTTCACTTAGTACCGGGTGCGTGCCAGGCAGAATCGGTTGGGCGAACAGTTTGCTGACCCGCTCGAACTGCTTGGGGAGCATCTTGCGATCGGCGAATTCCAAGAGGCACAGCCCGGCGTCGCTGCCAGCGGCCAGCATGGGACCCAGCGGCGTGAGAATACGCTGGACCAGGATCGGCTCGCCATCCTTGATGCTGGTCGGCGATTGGCCGGTCCATTTGCGCAGGCTATCGCGAAACCCGCTGAGGGACTCGTAGCCACTATCGAGCGCGGTGGAAGTGACGTCCTTGCCCGTTTGTAGCATGTCGACCGCCAGGCCGATTCGCCGCGTGCGCAGGTACGCGTGGAAGGTCATTCGATAGTGCTGCTGAAACCAGCGACGAACACGAATGGGGGAAAGTCCCATTGCTTCCAGGTCGGCATTGGTCCAGCGGCGCGAAGAATCGGCCTCGAGGGCATCGACCAACTGGGTCAGCCAGGCCGGCACGCTGCCGGAAAGCTCCATCGGGCGGCAGCGTTTGCATGGGCGATAGCCGGCGGCAAGGGCCTGGTCGGCGGTGGCGAAGAATTCGACGTTCTCGCGCTTGGGGGTTTTCGCTTTGCAGCCAGGACGACAAAAGATACCGGTCGTCTTGACCGCCATGACGAACAGCCCTTCCATCTCGGCATCGCGGTCGACGATGGCCTGGTACATCGTGTTCGGGTCGGGCAGGGTGATCGTAGCGTTCATGGTGTTACTTTAGAAACGCTGCACCACGCTGGCGACCGAAAACGGAACAAACAATTCGGAAAGCGAGAATCGGCTCAGTTCAAAATCTCTTTGGTCTGGGCGACGATCTCGGTGATCTCTTCCTTGGATAGGTGAGGTCCCAGCGGCCGGTTGACCTTCAGGCCGTCGTCGTTCCACATCATGACCTGGATTTGGGCTTCGGGTGAAAGGCCGTAGCCTGCGGGGCCTTCCTTTTCGTTGAAGACGGTCAGCGGGGTGTTTTTAATGTGCTGGGCAACTTGCACGCGCTGGAGTGTCGGTTTGACCTCGTCGGTGTTATCCCCCACGACGACCATGAAGGCCGAAAGCTTCTGGTCGGCGTTCTCGCTCACCTGGCGATCGATCTGCTGGACCAAGCTGGTGACCGAGTCGTTGACCTCACGCGCGAAGATCACGACGGTGGGCTTGCCGCTGTACTTGCAGCGATAACAGAGGAACTCGCCAGCGGCCGGTCCGGTGACGTCCTCGACCTGAAACGCGCCGGGCTGTTGACCCAATTGCAGCGAGACGACCTGATGGGAGCGAGCATCCGAGGCCAGCGTGCCTGGGGAACTGTCGGTGAATTCCGGGGCTTGGAACTTGGTGCATCCAATGGCAAATGCCGCACATAGCGACACGGCGAACATAGGGATAAGAGTTCGCATAAGACACCTCCGCGAAGGAAACCGTGCGATCGCAAGATTAGGGGACCGATCCTTCCAGGATCAGTACAGCAGGCAGCGTTTTACGATCCGTTTCGTTGCCTGCTCTGCGTGCTATTATAGCCCCTTTCTCGCGATTTCCACTTCCTGGCACCCCCGGAATGAAGCCTTTTCCCGAACGATCGGCATAATCGGCAAACTTTTGGGCCGTAGCTGACGACACCTTACTTTATGTCAACTTCTCAGGGGAATTTCCTCCCCACTTGCTAGCATGGCGAAGGTAGGCGGTTATGGGTGACGAGGCGCTACAGGTATCCGAACATTTTGAAGCGTGGGCCAATCTGTTTCTGACATGGGTTGGTTTC
Above is a window of Blastopirellula marina DNA encoding:
- a CDS encoding c-type cytochrome, whose amino-acid sequence is MLLGSATLHAEEQPIVPAAYPEGPLGEVVRLGELLVNETKDHPLSKPFIGNQLNCTSCHLEGGQHPDAGSFLQTATAYPAWSPRENRVITLEDRVLNCFMRSQNGVRPPNGSQVSVAITTYITWLSTGSKIQMNEQKPLGPRHVPELKVDWSKANPVQGKEDYKTYCLDCHGQEGEGTDDGPPVWGPQSYNDGAGLSRVPKLASWLKVGMPLDDPSLTEQEAADIAAYINSQQRPKFKLEEHLPPAERLGEYNHEPARP
- the ilvA gene encoding threonine ammonia-lyase, biosynthetic, translated to MDYLRKILNAQVYDVAHESALERAGKLSERIQNNVYLKREDSQKVFSFKLRGAYNKMAQLTPQQLERGVICASAGNHAQGVALSAAHLGCTATIVMPKTTPKLKIEAVKALGGNVVLHGESYSDAYQHAGELSSTNEMTFVHPFDDPDVIAGQGTIAMEILRQHQKPIHAIFVAIGGGGMISGVAAYIKAVRPEIKVIGVQTNDSDAMVRSVKQGKRIQLTDVGLFSDGTAVKQVGEETFRITKALVDDFVVVDTDAVCAAIKDVFEDTRSILEPAGALSVAGLKQYAARHRLLGDTLVAITCGANMNFDRLRFVAERAEVGENREALFAVTIPERKGSFRRLCELIGPRAVTEFNYRISDSNVAHVFVGLAVNNRDEAKRIADELRGSGFDTLDLTDDELAKLHVRHLVGGHSKMAADEHLYRFVFPERPGALMKFLSAMPSDWNISLFHYRNQGADYGRILVGLQIPSDTTTEFQDFIESIAYPYVEETENPAYRLFLA
- a CDS encoding bifunctional transcriptional activator/DNA repair enzyme AdaA; translated protein: MNATITLPDPNTMYQAIVDRDAEMEGLFVMAVKTTGIFCRPGCKAKTPKRENVEFFATADQALAAGYRPCKRCRPMELSGSVPAWLTQLVDALEADSSRRWTNADLEAMGLSPIRVRRWFQQHYRMTFHAYLRTRRIGLAVDMLQTGKDVTSTALDSGYESLSGFRDSLRKWTGQSPTSIKDGEPILVQRILTPLGPMLAAGSDAGLCLLEFADRKMLPKQFERVSKLFAQPILPGTHPVLSEAADQIEQYFQGTRTEFTLPLRLDGTSFQQQVWKLLEGIPFGQTSSYGELAERLGKPTASRAVGRTNGDNRLAIVVPCHRVVRSDGHLCGYAGGLWRKKWLLEHERKLNHNQ